From a region of the Mycobacterium sp. SMC-8 genome:
- a CDS encoding cation acetate symporter, with amino-acid sequence MTTLLAQTETVGNPLANIGIFSLFVVVTMVVVIRASKRNATADEFFTGGRGFSGPQNGIAIAGDYLSAASFLGIAGAIAVYGYDGFLYSIGFLVAWLVALLLVAELLRNTGKFTMADVLSFRLKQRPVRLAAATNTLTVSLFYLLAQMAGAGGLVALLLDINSRAGQSLVIAVVGVLMIVYVLVGGMKGTTWVQIIKAVLLIAGAGLMTVMVLAKFGLNFSEILGSAQSAISGSTTTGVADRDVLAPGAQYGGSLTSQINFISLALALVLGTAGLPHVLMRFYTVPTAKEARRSVVWAIALIGAFYLFTLVLGYGAAALVGPDRILGAAGGVNSAAPLLAFELGGVILLGIISAVAFATILAVVAGLTITASASFAHDIYASVLKSHKVTEAEQVRVSRITAVVLGALAIGLGILANGQNIAFLVALAFAVAAAANLPTIIYSLYWKRFNTRGALWSMYGGLISTIVLIVFSPAVSGSKTAMIPGADFAWFPLANPGIVSIPLAFILGIVGTLTSPDDEDPKVAAEMEVRSLTGIGAEKAIAH; translated from the coding sequence ATGACCACCCTGCTGGCCCAGACCGAGACCGTGGGCAACCCGCTGGCCAACATCGGCATCTTCAGCCTCTTCGTCGTCGTCACGATGGTCGTGGTGATCCGCGCGAGCAAGCGCAACGCCACCGCAGACGAGTTCTTCACCGGCGGGCGCGGCTTCTCCGGACCGCAGAACGGCATCGCGATCGCCGGCGACTACCTGTCGGCGGCCAGCTTCCTCGGCATCGCAGGCGCGATCGCGGTGTACGGCTACGACGGTTTCCTCTACTCGATCGGCTTCCTGGTGGCGTGGCTGGTCGCGCTGCTCCTCGTGGCCGAATTATTGCGCAACACAGGCAAATTCACGATGGCCGACGTGCTGAGCTTCCGGCTCAAGCAACGGCCGGTCCGGCTGGCCGCGGCGACGAACACGCTGACGGTGTCGCTGTTCTACCTGCTGGCCCAGATGGCCGGCGCCGGCGGCCTGGTGGCGTTGTTGCTCGACATCAACAGTCGCGCCGGGCAATCGCTCGTCATCGCCGTGGTCGGCGTGCTGATGATCGTCTACGTGCTGGTGGGCGGCATGAAGGGCACCACCTGGGTGCAGATCATCAAGGCGGTGCTGCTGATCGCCGGAGCGGGCCTGATGACGGTGATGGTGCTCGCGAAGTTCGGGCTCAACTTCTCCGAGATTCTGGGTTCGGCTCAGTCGGCCATCAGCGGATCGACCACTACCGGCGTGGCCGACCGCGACGTGCTCGCTCCGGGTGCGCAGTACGGCGGCTCGCTGACCTCGCAGATCAATTTCATCTCGCTGGCGCTCGCGCTGGTGCTGGGCACCGCGGGTCTGCCCCACGTGCTGATGCGCTTCTACACGGTGCCGACCGCCAAGGAAGCGCGTCGTTCGGTGGTGTGGGCGATCGCCCTGATCGGTGCGTTCTACCTGTTCACCCTCGTGCTGGGCTATGGCGCTGCCGCGCTGGTCGGCCCCGACCGCATCCTCGGCGCCGCGGGCGGGGTCAACTCGGCGGCTCCGCTGCTGGCCTTCGAGCTCGGCGGGGTGATCCTGCTCGGCATCATCTCTGCGGTCGCGTTCGCGACGATCCTTGCGGTCGTGGCGGGCTTGACCATCACCGCGTCGGCGTCGTTCGCCCACGACATCTACGCGTCGGTGTTGAAGTCTCACAAGGTGACCGAGGCCGAGCAGGTGCGGGTCTCGCGGATCACCGCGGTCGTGCTCGGCGCACTCGCGATCGGCCTCGGCATCCTGGCCAACGGCCAGAACATCGCCTTCCTGGTGGCGCTCGCATTCGCGGTCGCCGCAGCGGCAAACCTGCCGACGATCATCTATTCGCTGTACTGGAAGCGGTTCAACACCCGTGGCGCGCTGTGGAGCATGTACGGCGGGCTGATCTCGACCATCGTGCTGATCGTCTTCTCACCGGCAGTGTCCGGTTCGAAGACGGCGATGATCCCCGGCGCGGACTTCGCATGGTTCCCGCTGGCCAACCCCGGCATCGTGTCGATCCCGCTGGCGTTCATCCTCGGCATCGTCGGCACGCTGACTTCACCCGACGACGAGGACCCGAAGGTGGCCGCCGAGATGGAGGTCCGCTCGCTCACCGGCATCGGCGCCGAGAAGGCCATCGCCCACTAG
- a CDS encoding alpha/beta fold hydrolase: MTGGSDKRCVRQDALADLADVPAVSRWVRSAELRLHVLDYGGDLPPVLILPGITSPAICMDFVARRLTDLVRPIVVDIRGRGLSDDGDDYGLEAYAEDTEALIGGLGLDHPVLLGHSMGARIAALTAARAKVPVRGTVLVDPPTSGPGRDPYPTTLEMFLAQLIQARNGTTADEVAQSWPRWPRREQELRARWLSSCAEEAVTASHRGFETEDFFATWPAVPAPTVFVYGAQSPVVPAPSVREAEQANRHAELVEVPSAGHMVFWDNPDAALELVRRALSAILA; this comes from the coding sequence GTGACGGGCGGCTCCGACAAGCGGTGCGTGCGCCAAGACGCATTGGCAGATCTGGCCGATGTCCCTGCGGTCAGCAGGTGGGTACGCTCGGCGGAGCTTCGTCTGCACGTGCTGGACTACGGCGGGGATCTTCCCCCGGTCCTGATCCTGCCGGGCATCACCAGCCCGGCGATCTGCATGGACTTCGTCGCGCGCCGGCTGACCGACCTGGTGCGGCCCATCGTCGTCGACATCAGGGGGCGTGGACTGTCCGACGACGGTGACGACTACGGTCTCGAGGCCTATGCCGAGGACACCGAGGCCCTCATCGGTGGACTCGGGCTGGATCACCCCGTGCTGCTGGGACATTCGATGGGTGCCCGGATAGCCGCGCTGACGGCTGCGCGGGCCAAGGTCCCGGTGCGGGGCACGGTGTTGGTCGATCCGCCGACGAGTGGGCCCGGTCGGGATCCCTATCCCACGACCCTGGAGATGTTCCTCGCTCAGCTGATCCAGGCGCGGAACGGGACGACCGCCGATGAGGTGGCGCAGTCGTGGCCGCGGTGGCCCCGGCGCGAACAGGAACTGCGGGCCAGGTGGCTGTCCAGTTGCGCCGAGGAGGCCGTCACCGCCAGCCATCGAGGCTTCGAAACCGAGGATTTCTTCGCGACATGGCCCGCGGTCCCGGCGCCCACCGTCTTCGTCTACGGCGCACAGAGTCCGGTGGTGCCCGCCCCGAGCGTGCGGGAGGCCGAGCAGGCCAACCGGCATGCCGAACTGGTCGAGGTGCCGTCCGCCGGGCACATGGTGTTCTGGGACAACCCCGATGCCGCCCTGGAATTGGTGCGGCGTGCGCTGTCTGCCATCCTCGCCTGA
- a CDS encoding isochorismatase family protein, with the protein MTGRYGAATDDTYDQAGFGAAVRRGRRPAILVVDLSRGFTESQFPTGADLTDVVTSTAQLIGSGRAAGVPVVFTTIAYTPAEINGSAVTWLAKATGMRNLRVGSPEAALDPRLPLREEDQQIVKKGASAFFGTPLASFLVAFGCDTVLICGATTSGCVRATAVDAVQTGLSVLVVRECVGDRASGPHEANLFDIQEKYGDVISLDEAIGYLGELPSATTVSPS; encoded by the coding sequence ATGACCGGCCGCTACGGTGCGGCGACCGACGACACCTACGACCAGGCCGGTTTCGGGGCCGCGGTGCGCCGCGGCCGGCGGCCGGCGATCCTCGTCGTCGACCTCAGCCGCGGCTTCACCGAGTCGCAGTTCCCGACCGGCGCCGATCTCACCGACGTCGTCACGAGCACCGCACAGCTAATCGGGTCCGGTCGAGCGGCAGGTGTACCGGTGGTGTTCACCACGATCGCCTACACACCCGCCGAGATCAACGGATCGGCAGTGACGTGGCTGGCCAAGGCGACCGGCATGCGAAACCTTCGGGTCGGCAGTCCGGAAGCGGCGCTGGATCCCAGATTGCCGTTGCGCGAGGAGGATCAGCAGATCGTGAAGAAGGGGGCGTCCGCGTTCTTCGGCACCCCGCTGGCGTCCTTTCTGGTGGCCTTCGGCTGCGATACGGTGCTGATCTGCGGGGCCACCACCAGTGGCTGCGTCCGTGCGACCGCGGTCGACGCCGTTCAGACCGGCCTGTCGGTCCTCGTCGTCCGCGAATGCGTCGGCGATCGCGCCTCCGGTCCTCACGAGGCGAACCTGTTTGACATCCAGGAAAAGTACGGCGACGTCATCTCTTTGGATGAGGCGATCGGGTACCTGGGTGAGTTGCCGTCCGCGACCACGGTGAGTCCGTCGTGA
- a CDS encoding Asp/Glu racemase produces MTVHHIGMIVPSSNLTMETELPRMLRARHQIVPEDDFVFHTSRMRMQHVTPEGLRAMNAQTERAALEMADARPDVVSTACLVAIMAQGPGHHCVAEDQITATLRSEGSDAPVISSAGALLEGIGTLGARRVAILTPYLKPLTKLVVDYIEDTGVEVVSAHSLEISDNLAVARLDPMDLREHYKKLDLSNADALVLSACVQMPSLAAVQPVEDEAGLPVLTAAIATTYSMLSRLGLRAVVPDAGRLLSGAFDTEGVAP; encoded by the coding sequence ATGACCGTGCACCACATCGGCATGATCGTGCCGAGCTCGAACCTGACGATGGAGACGGAGCTGCCGCGCATGCTGCGGGCCCGGCACCAAATCGTCCCCGAGGACGATTTCGTCTTCCACACCAGTCGGATGCGCATGCAGCACGTGACGCCAGAGGGATTGCGTGCGATGAATGCCCAGACCGAGCGGGCTGCGCTGGAGATGGCAGACGCCCGCCCGGACGTCGTTAGCACGGCGTGCCTGGTCGCGATCATGGCGCAGGGCCCCGGTCACCACTGCGTCGCGGAGGATCAGATCACCGCGACGTTGCGCAGCGAGGGCTCCGACGCCCCGGTGATATCCAGCGCCGGAGCCCTTCTGGAGGGAATCGGGACGCTTGGCGCGCGCAGGGTGGCCATCCTCACGCCCTACCTCAAGCCGCTCACGAAGCTCGTCGTGGACTACATAGAGGACACCGGTGTCGAGGTGGTCAGCGCGCACAGCCTTGAGATATCGGACAACCTTGCAGTGGCGCGTCTGGATCCGATGGACCTGCGTGAGCATTACAAGAAGTTGGACCTGAGCAATGCCGATGCGCTGGTGCTGTCGGCCTGTGTCCAGATGCCGTCGCTGGCGGCGGTCCAGCCGGTGGAGGACGAGGCGGGACTGCCGGTGCTGACTGCAGCGATCGCGACGACATACTCGATGCTGAGCCGGCTGGGACTGCGAGCGGTGGTTCCCGACGCGGGCCGACTGCTCAGCGGTGCCTTCGACACCGAAGGTGTCGCACCATGA
- a CDS encoding flavin-dependent oxidoreductase: MVDDRIVIVGGGIAGLSLALHLHQRGIACHVYEAAPAFRPLGVGISLLPHGTKALVELGLLDELRKRAVIFQESCFVTGKGQFVYTDPAVSEYPQFLIHRADLHEVLYDAVVQRLGADAVTLGHTSTGVEEAADGAVVHFVDSQTREPLPSQSGRAVIACDGIHSSIRAQFYPDEGEPVFTGVNMWRGTTIHPPIASGGSHLRIGTVDRGKMVIYPIRNLPDGNQLVNWVAEIRQEESGPVDWSVAGRVEDVLPTFADWTFDWLDVPALIKNAEAILEYPMSDRNPVDRWTFGHVTLVGDAAHAMIPRGSNGAMQAILDTVVLAEAIAEEPYVAQALVRYELTRRDVVNALVLKNRVTPPDHLIEVVETRTGYQRFERVEDVITTEEIRAILDSYKSAAGYNKATLAQASRSA, translated from the coding sequence ATGGTCGATGACCGAATCGTCATCGTCGGCGGCGGAATCGCCGGACTCAGCCTCGCCCTGCACCTACATCAGCGGGGTATCGCGTGCCACGTGTACGAGGCGGCTCCCGCGTTCCGGCCACTCGGCGTGGGGATCTCGCTCCTGCCGCACGGCACCAAGGCCCTGGTCGAGCTCGGACTTCTGGACGAATTACGCAAGCGCGCAGTCATTTTCCAGGAATCCTGCTTCGTCACCGGCAAGGGGCAGTTCGTCTACACCGACCCCGCGGTCTCGGAGTACCCGCAGTTCCTGATCCATCGCGCCGATCTGCACGAAGTGCTCTACGACGCCGTGGTGCAGCGACTCGGCGCCGACGCCGTGACGCTGGGACACACCAGCACCGGAGTCGAGGAGGCCGCAGACGGCGCCGTCGTGCACTTCGTCGACTCGCAGACTCGGGAACCACTGCCCTCGCAATCGGGTCGTGCCGTGATCGCCTGCGACGGAATTCATTCCAGCATCCGTGCACAGTTCTATCCCGACGAGGGCGAACCCGTCTTCACCGGTGTGAACATGTGGCGGGGGACCACCATCCACCCGCCGATCGCATCGGGTGGTTCGCACCTGCGGATCGGCACGGTCGACCGCGGCAAGATGGTGATCTACCCGATCCGCAATCTGCCGGACGGCAATCAGTTGGTGAACTGGGTCGCGGAGATCCGCCAGGAGGAGTCCGGTCCGGTTGACTGGAGCGTCGCGGGACGGGTCGAGGATGTGCTGCCCACGTTCGCGGACTGGACGTTCGACTGGCTCGATGTGCCGGCGCTGATCAAGAATGCCGAGGCCATCCTCGAGTATCCGATGTCGGACCGGAACCCGGTCGACCGATGGACCTTCGGGCACGTCACTCTGGTCGGAGATGCCGCACACGCGATGATCCCGCGCGGATCCAATGGCGCGATGCAGGCGATTCTCGACACGGTCGTCCTCGCCGAGGCGATCGCCGAGGAGCCCTATGTGGCCCAGGCCCTCGTCCGGTACGAGCTGACCCGCCGGGACGTAGTCAATGCGCTGGTCCTGAAGAACCGCGTGACCCCGCCGGATCACCTTATCGAGGTGGTGGAGACGCGCACGGGTTACCAACGCTTCGAGCGGGTCGAAGACGTGATCACGACCGAAGAGATCCGGGCGATCCTGGACAGCTACAAATCCGCGGCGGGCTACAACAAGGCGACGCTTGCCCAGGCATCGAGGAGCGCTTGA
- a CDS encoding amidohydrolase family protein, with amino-acid sequence MIVDSQWHWHPPALIDLHLGRADYPRASRTDEGYLYEVSADEIWKYDARHTDLDFQVEVLDSSGIDTAVVSASIAGDLSDRDHGEAAELCTLLNEEMHRAEVTYPDRFIGLAHLPFGDVDAAMKVLEDATGRLKLSGIMVPGNVAGETIATERLYPLYEMVEDLGVPLLLHPTRAFRSPKALPYRMEVSLGYMFDTSFATMGLIVGGVLDRFPNLKIVHPHAGGTLPYLHGRLEVYRTKGWWPDMKRSFREYLQTLYYDTVCNEPETLELLMKIVPAEQILFSTDFPYFSSRKALEFVRANVPAEHLPGVLGENALRLFGRITPQAS; translated from the coding sequence ATGATCGTTGACAGCCAATGGCATTGGCACCCGCCGGCGTTGATCGATCTGCACCTGGGGCGCGCCGACTACCCGCGCGCCTCGCGGACCGACGAGGGCTACTTGTACGAGGTCTCCGCAGACGAGATCTGGAAGTACGACGCGCGCCACACGGATCTGGACTTCCAGGTCGAGGTACTCGACAGCTCGGGTATCGACACCGCGGTGGTCAGTGCGTCGATCGCGGGTGACCTGAGCGACCGCGATCACGGCGAGGCTGCCGAGCTGTGCACCTTGCTCAACGAGGAGATGCACCGGGCGGAGGTGACATATCCCGACCGCTTCATCGGCCTTGCCCACCTTCCGTTCGGCGACGTGGACGCGGCCATGAAGGTCCTCGAGGACGCGACCGGCCGGTTGAAACTCAGCGGGATCATGGTCCCCGGCAACGTCGCCGGGGAAACCATTGCCACGGAACGTCTTTACCCGTTGTACGAGATGGTCGAGGATCTCGGGGTGCCGCTGCTGCTGCACCCCACCCGCGCCTTCCGGTCACCCAAGGCGCTCCCGTACCGGATGGAGGTCTCGCTCGGCTACATGTTCGACACCAGCTTCGCGACGATGGGATTGATCGTCGGTGGCGTCCTGGACCGGTTCCCGAACCTCAAGATCGTGCACCCGCACGCCGGCGGCACCTTGCCCTACCTGCACGGGCGCCTGGAGGTGTACCGGACCAAGGGGTGGTGGCCCGACATGAAGCGGTCCTTCCGGGAGTACCTGCAGACCCTCTACTACGACACGGTCTGCAATGAGCCCGAGACGTTGGAGCTGCTGATGAAGATCGTGCCGGCAGAACAGATCCTGTTCTCGACGGACTTCCCCTACTTCTCCTCCCGCAAGGCGCTGGAGTTCGTCCGGGCGAACGTGCCCGCCGAGCACCTGCCTGGCGTGCTCGGTGAGAACGCGCTCCGGCTTTTCGGCCGTATCACTCCACAGGCCTCATAG